The sequence GGTGTGTGTGGCGGCCGACCCGGCAAATTCCCACTTCATGAGGTCCGGCCGCTACACCCGCTTCACCGACTGGCGTTTCGTGCATCGAGCCCGGTTAAACCTCCTCCCCCTCAATGCCACAAGACTCTGGGCACCCGCAGCCGACAAAAGATGCAGGCGCTGCGGGTATGGGGAGGAGACACTGCCGCATGTACTATGCCATTGCATGCAGCAGAGCCGGGCCATGACGGAGCGCCATAACACCATCGTCGCCAGAATAAAAAAGGCTGCCTTGGGGAGGTTTACAGTCATCGCAGAGAACCAGGTCGTGGGCACCACATCACTCAAGCCCGACCTGGTACTGGCCCGTGGAGAGGAGGCACTGATCCTGGACGTCTGCTGCCCTTTCGAGAACAGGCTGCAGGCGTTCCAGGACGCCCGGAAGGCTAAGGAGGAGAAGTACGCCCCTGTACAGCGTCATCTCCTCCGGCGGTTCCAACGCGTGACGGTGGACGCGGTCGTCGTCGGCTGCCTTGGCACCTGGGATCAGGGGAATGATCGTGTGATGCGCAGGCTGTGCAGTAGGCAATACCTACGGACACTCAAACGCCTGTGCATCAGCGACACGATCAGCGCCTCTACAAAGATTTTTAGAGCCCACATAGGCACCTTTTAAACGATCTTACTGTTTTTAGAGAAGCGCTTTTCGCCATTTTTATACACCtttacagttttagccttttattactaacaccactaactaaccgtttttagtcatttgtttgcgtttttagatTATACACGTTTTATCCGTTTCTTCCTTGGTTTTGTGACACATATTTTTGATGTACTGTAACTAGCATAATAAAAAagtctgttcttatcagcttaatatctgatacgggttctatatggacccacgatattaaacctatttttagAAGTGTCAGAATGCTCAGGCATCTGCTTTCTATGGCTCGTGGCAGCTTTAATTTTACAGGATTCAGAATCCAAGTCCAGTTGCGCTAAGCGCATAAAAGGCATGCAACTGCTTTAAGTAAACACAGCAGTGGCGGCTCGGTGGCGGGCAATCATGCGTTCATCGgttcttgaacgttttctgccGAGTCGCCATGTTGCTGTGTAACAATTCTTCTCCTGCTTCACGCTTCCTCGTAATTTGCAATTTGACTGTTAGTGTGTAGAGGGCGCTACCTGGTGTCTGAAGGACGCCAAAGCCACACCAGAAGGTGTCGTAGTGCTCGCTTAAGGCGAGACGTGGCGCTGCTTTCTCACTTTATTGGTCCGGATTCCAGCCATGCCGTAGTGTTTGCTGCAAAGTATGGCTTGCGACCCCTCGcgccttctgtttttctttttttgtttgtttatttttttctccctTAAGGCGCTGAACACTTGGTTTAAATGCTCCTCCTGCCACTGCtattagagcaaaaaaaaaaaaagccataggGGGGATAATAAGAATTAAACAGTCATGCACTGTTGCCTCTTACGCGTAGCCTAaacttatttcttttctttcatgtcatTTATCGTTCATTTTTGGCTACGTTTAAACAGGCCCGCTTCGCTCAAACCGCCACGCAATGGCTACATTGCATAAAATAATTGCAGCTTAATCTTGCCcttatctgtttttttttaagaTATCAGGGCATAGATTTTTGCGTCCACTCACGCGTCGTGGGGCGGAGCTAGGGGGTATACACAGGCCAGGCATTTGCGGTGGCAGCCTCAGTCTACTGTGTTTTGCCACACGCCGGAGTCGTCTGGACCGATGTGCGGCTGAAGCCTGCTGGTCATGCCCTGGGCCTGGTATCCGCTCCCGATGTCGTGAGAGgcagcatttctttctttcttttttttcgtattaaAGTTATGGGTTAAATAAGTTTAAATAATTCCTTTAGACCGgctatttttttttccagccgtGTCGTTTGTTCAAGGTTTTCAAACagtttaaacaaataattttaattcagggCAACACACATCCCGTCAGAATGCTCAGGCATCTGCTTTCTATGGCTCGTGGCAGCTTTAATTTTACAGGATTCAGGATCCAAGTCCAGTTGCGCTAAGCGCATAAAAGGCATGCAACTGCTTTAAGTAAACACAGCACTGGCGGCTCGGTGGCGGGCATTCATGCGTTCATCGgttcttgaacgttttctgccGAGTCGCCATGTTGCTGTGTAACAATTCTTCTCCTGCTTCACGCTTTCTCGTAATTTGCAATTTGACTGTTAATGTGTAGAGAGCGCTACCTGGTGTCTGAAGGACGCCAAAGCCACACCAGAAGGTGCCGTAGTGCACGCTTAAGGCGAGACGTGGCGCTGGCGACGCTTTCTCACTTTGATGGTCCGGATTCCGGCACTGCTATACTATTTACAGTCCTTTCCTGCAAAGTATGGCTTGCGACCCCTCGCGCCttctgttttttgtttgtttaagtcgACATTCCGTCGACATTCCGGACAACCTGACGTTCGCAGTTTCGTTTAAGACGTCCCCagataaaagaaaaaacaatttgAAGGTGCTGCCGACGTATTGCTTTAACTAACTAGGCTACCATATCCCCATTACACCTTGAGTTTACAGGTTCGACccccacatacaaaaaaaaaaaaaaccctttttTTTGAATATTTCTTCTCCGCCTCTACGTTTAACTTATAACCCACTAATCGGGGGCGGATATGGAGCGCTGGGCTTACCTTGTTTTCACTTTCCTACTTTAACAGTAAAAATGGCCTCTAACGTCCACATACTAATATACCCCCTCTCTCATTTGGACTGCCACCTATGCAACTTTAACGAGCGCAGAATGGCACCACTGGAGATTGATGGATatcgtttcttggcgcaagggccagaaatggccaaagagcgccatgacatttggtgatgaatagcaatgagtatcgatgaatatggcggtagtggctgtatattggcctaaaatattcgctttaaatggtgtaaaatatggatctattaaaataatgtcaatgaaaagtgagtcctaTGGTTGTAAAAGAACGTTGAGAACAATAAGAtactaaaacatgttaatttatggcagcaccagtgcctctgcagagcccttcagtgcaagggctgcgaggcatgtgctctgtaagtgatttcattgcagctacagcctctaagcagaggctgtgctacaaatagcctggccaaatgatttctatagtattagtttcttctaagaacttgagcactgatttaaaattaaatagagggtcattgcctaaaaagaagactgggtgcagaggtatattatgactgtacaaggaagggaagaacttttttctctccatttttaataatgggcactgaatgagaacgtgaaggactgtaagtctacttccacacctagtgcatgtcggagggttagttccagttagaatatacgagtgagtgctataggtgtgtccaattcttaacctacagagcagtacttcctgttgtctcgttgttttctcagagatccagtttcctattttcggtttgattaggtgcagtttgttggatacctgagtgtcccattgccgttgccaatatttccgtagtttatgctgtaaaaatggcttaaggtctgtgtagggtacaggtatattaatgtttgcatcacaaaaaggtacggatgtagccctttcgtcagcagctacgttgccctctaggcctctatggccaggcacccaacaaagaacaatcatttggttagacatgtatgctgaacatagaaggttatacagttcattaaggatggggtttttgtgttttcgtagacttgatatgcaactaacaacgcttaatgagtctgtgaatatgacagcctttattatgcctgtttgttttatatgtttcacagcagagaggatcgcgtatgcctccgctgtgaaaatgctggtgtgtgaatttaatgcaccggacgttgaaaatgaaggtccgagcgctgcataagctacaccatgagtagactttgaagcgtctgtataaaactctgcgcaggagtacttcgcctggagttcgaggaagtgtgaatgtatatgcacctcaggcgcatgttttgttattgcgacgaaagacatatcacattggatagactgccattcccaaggtggtgcaaggttagtgggagtcattaggactgtttctcgatgtttaataccagtttcgtgagccagttgttctaagcgcacagacagaggagctcgaacagatgggcggttgtggtgaagtcttgcagaagacaagtcaagtacggttgagtaacacggatgttcgttattcgatttacattttaaaaagtaggagaagcttaaatacgttctgcgcagatgtaacgaccattcgttcgcctccacatacagactttccacaggacttgtcctaaatgcgcctgttgccagccgtatgcctagattgtggactgggtcgaggATTCTGAGAGCACtatccgatgcggattggtacaccacggctccatagtcgaggcgtgatcgtacaaggctcctatataggctaagcaaacacctcctgtcactgccccagtttgttcgagaaagtagcttcagcaggttcattgtcttcaggcacttcgctttgagatatttcaaatgtgggatgaaattaagttttgtgtccaagataatacctaaaaatttgtgttcaaggctgacCGACAGTCGTTCTCCATTAAGGTCAATAGTCGGTCCTGGtgatatgcctctcttgtttgagaagagaacgcatgtgcttttttgaggattaaatttaaaaccattttcttctgaccactttgagagtttgtttaggccgagctgtagctgtctctcgcagatgctaagactgcacgatctaaaagctatctgcacatcgtccacataaaccgagtaaaagagtgtgcgaggtatgatggtatgtaaggaattcattttcacaataaagagtgtacagctcagcactccaccctgcggtacacctgtctcctgtatgaaTGATCGTGACTGtacattgccaactctaacacgaaacgttctgtcagacaggtagctttcaataatggtcagcaggttgccacgtatacccattccagaaagatcccgaaggatcccaaaacgccacgtagtgtcatacgccttttccatatcaaggaatacagatacgacaagctgtttgtggataaaggcttcacggatgtacatttccatgcggacaagctggtctgtcgtcgacctaccttccctgaaaccgcattggtatgggtctaatattttgttggtttcaagatagtggagcaagcgtttattcaccatcttttcaaagagtttgcataggcagcttgtcaacgctatcggtctataactatttgccaaagaagggtccttaccatgtttcaaaatgggaattataatggcctctttccaaacagagggaatctggccggaagaccatataccattgtaaagaaaaagaagggttttttgtgtttcagatggcaagtgctttaacatttcatatattatgcggtcagagcctggggcagatttgttgcagccatttagtgctgcttgaagctctgctatgccaaatggtctattatatacctcacattttgcaggttttcgtactaatggctgccgttctattcgtgcTTTATGTCTTTGAAATGTATCCGAATACtgcgacgaactggatatgcgttcaaagtgtgcgcctagaaagttcgcctggtcttccatactatctccctgtgtatttactaagggtagcgagtaaggttgtcgaccttttattctgtgcactctattccagaccttcgtcacatccgtgtaagagttaattcctgatatatatttttgccagctctctcttctagcttgtcggcgcgttctccttccctgtgatttgacatgcttgaaattaacaaggttttctgcagtcggagaatcgcggagcagcccccatgctttgttctgctttttacgcgcgttacgacattcctcgttccaccatggaacacggcgcttgttaggtgacccctttgtttctgggatacatttggtcgcggcatcaatcagaaaaaaggtgaagtattcaaccgcagcttccaggcttagagcagaaacgtcagcccacgatatgagtgtaatttttcggaactgttcccagtcggctgaatcagttttccaccgaggaaactgtgggggacattcattcgtcttcggtgtagacagaactatcgggaaatggtcgctcccgtatggatttctaataacgttccatttaagatcaggtaaaagggtgggagatgcaatactgaggtctatagaggaataggtcttatgtgcagtattataatatgtaggtgccttactattcaaaaggcatgcaccagatgaaaagagaaactgttcaatcagtcgacctcgcacatcgcaatgagagtcaccccataggttgctgtgtgcattaaaatctcctagaaccaaatagggttggggtaattgatctattaatgcatggaattcatgtttatggagatgatagtgcgggggtatatacagagagcagatggtaataagtttgtttagaagtatggctcgaacggccactgcctctaggggcgtttgtagttgtagatgttgacacgctatacttttatcgagtatgatggctacgccgccagatgatgcgatggcatcatcacgatctttacgaaaaataacataatgacgaagaaagttagtgtgtttagatttaagatgTACACATTTAAGATGTTTAGATTTAAgattcctgtacacacagcacttttggggtGAGTTCGTaaagaagttcttgaacatcatcaaggtttctgaggagacctctgacgttccactgcataattagcgtgtccataacgaagttaatttggtgctgtgtgtacggaaatagaagttatgccttagattacagagctctttcgaggccctgtaatcggagttttgccctttttgaagcgttcgagggagccccgccgctccttaggcgtttggtgcgccttcaggacaggtgtagtgtccattgcctctagcgaggcgccggacacgtgctcttgagagcgagaagatttccgagtgagtcctgcctcggaaggcaagacccttgcgcccaccagcccggaggtcgatggggctccctgagggatttggctgcgccggctgttgccagcgctggaaggggccggggatgttggggcagcctcggctgcgcccaccttcgggctcgatggtcccttctgctgggttgacagagcagcgctagctgcaaccgtcgcgggggcagatggcgtaactgccgactcactgcttgtgggtcgaacagccgccggaggccgttgtgacgctgccccctgacgcgccacttcggcaaaggtggtcttaggaaggtatgcaacccgcctacgtgcctctttgtatgatatgttttcctttactttgattgcgactatttctttttctttcttccaagacgggcatgaccgcgagtatgcggcatgctcgccatcacagttcacgcagtgtggagcgttttcgcatgtttcagaggcatggtcacgggaactacattttgcacatgtcggccggcctcggcagttctgggaactgtggccgaaacgctggcatttgaagcatcggtGGGGATtcggaacatacggcctgactcgtagctttacatagccggcctcgagtgtctcaggcagaatgcttgaagAGAAAGTCAGTACAAGATGTTTGGTTTTGATTTCCTTCCCGTcacgccttagcatgattcttttgacattgatcacgctttgctcactccagccttcaagcagttctacttctgttaactccatcaaatcgtcgtcagaaacaacaccgcgactggtgttcatagttcggtgtggcgTTAtagttactgggatttccccaaatgactgaactttaggaaggttttcaagctgttttggatcgcggagttccagaaggagatcaccgctagccattttcgttgctttatagcctgcaccaagagtttcagtgaggttcttagagactaggaaaggagaaatcattctcatggtcttttcaggtttgtttgaATGAACTATATGGAATCTGGGGAAGTTTGGCAGtttgtttccaagaaattggaaaatatcttcggtgcgccctcgtttctgagggcgatcaggtagtcggggaaaagaagtggccattagtagaatggtgttttcggcagggatggccgccacccaccatggagcccaacccggggacgacacaggacggaaaatattcagttctgcgcacgccagcggtacaaccccgctataaccgaatacatatacccaagactggatataatgcacaaggttaacccttgctgcctacgaagccggaagtaacacgaaaataaagagaggacaggaaagatagaaagtgagagaaagacgaagattggagggagaaagagacaggaaaaggcaactacc comes from Dermacentor andersoni chromosome 9, qqDerAnde1_hic_scaffold, whole genome shotgun sequence and encodes:
- the LOC126529580 gene encoding uncharacterized protein → MLAPWQRLDAIKTFLYPALNFAMRVGLASKGEWQRLDEELRPLIKKTLYVPARASNEYLYGSSQAGSAGTPLAAELSDICRVDGAFKLLTSTDVEVRERAAGDLEGVVSRRLRRPTNTEDMEAYLSGETEGDFRQTSTQVQSVWTEARKASRRLSVAWELLEHGARINCGEASVSARNRHKLVKTIRALLSTERDRALHDKPNQGKAMVCVAADPANSHFMRSGRYTRFTDWRFVHRARLNLLPLNATRLWAPAADKRCRRCGYGEETLPHVLCHCMQQSRAMTERHNTIVARIKKAALGRFTVIAENQVVGTTSLKPDLVLARGEEALILDVCCPFENRLQAFQDARKAKEEKYAPVQRHLLRRFQRVTVDAVVVGCLGTWDQGNDRVMRRLCSRQYLRTLKRLCISDTISASTKIFRAHIGTF